One Littorina saxatilis isolate snail1 linkage group LG1, US_GU_Lsax_2.0, whole genome shotgun sequence genomic window carries:
- the LOC138965234 gene encoding MTOR-associated protein MEAK7-like yields MGGSESKESDNRTSVHFTEEEKPRVSTLFHRISHGKKTFNRDQFRHFTHGVLDPEICERLYELLHGAKHLHNYGKRSHEGEVDHHHFAQHLAAILKGGVHEQAVLLTSLVSPDHDDVLPEHLVKFVSSLVQSFEKIVAAHCRQYQSWIFAPAKDAYRRLALYMLEDLFTSGSGKDRGYSLPLVPKDIMYSTPDLENWIVKSTLFQQIFHEVFHACFRLYDQDPADVVFLHPRIPQVCDTNWSKVKTILDLPSVLFLNANLRSELQGEWRLLFSNALHGDSFSQLAKILEGRGPTLLVLQDREGSIFGGFASHPWNINPKFYGDERCWLFRLNPNFGVYLATGYNANFMYLNMNMQTLPNGLGMGGQLNYFGLWVEHTFNHGHSKAEPRCTTFGSPQLSKSAEFQVDILEVWLVGPQKKKDDDYDTEEEERVAQKSVLDKDPAAKAMLEMIGKGPVSEGLREGDEMADTPESNKVISLF; encoded by the exons ATGGGTGGAAGCGAGAGCAAAGAATCCGACAATCGCACGTCTGTCCATTttacagaagaagaaaagccGAGAGTGTCTACTTTATTTCATAGGATTTCTCACGGAAAGAAGACGTTCAACAGAGACCAATTTCGG CATTTTACACATGGTGTACTGGATCCAGAGATATGTGAACGTCTCTATGAACTGCTGCATGGTGCCAAGCACCTTCACAACTATGGGAAAAGAAGCCATGAAGGGGAGGTGGATCATCACCATTTTGCCCAGCACCTGGCAGCCATATTGAAAGGCGGAGTTCACGAGCAAGCTGTGTTACTAACCAGTCTCGTCTCCCCTGATCATGATGATGTACTTCCTGAGCATCTTGTCAAG TTTGTGAGCAGTCTGGTGCAAAGTTTTGAAAAGATTGTTGCGGCTCACTGCAGGCAGTACCAGAGCTGGATCTTCGCTCCTGCCAAAGATGCTTACAGAAGACTTGCCCTCTACATGCTAGAGGATCTATTTACTTCAG GCAGTGGAAAAGACAGGGGATACTCTTTGCCTCTGGTTCCCAAGGACATCATGTACTCCACACCTGACCTTGAGAATTGGATCGTAAAAAGTACTCTCTTCCAGCAGATCTTCCATGAAGTCTTTCATGCATGCTTCCGTCTTTAT GACCAGGACCCAGCAGACGTGGTGTTCCTCCACCCACGGATACCACAGGTGTGCGACACCAACTGGTCCAAAGTGAAGACCATCCTGGACCTGCCCTCGGTGCTCTTCCTCAACGCCAACCTGCGCTCAGAGTTGCAGGGGGAGTGGCGACTCTTGTTCAGCAACGCCCTCCACGGCGACAGCTTTTCACAGTTGGCTAAGATCTTGGAGGGGCGGGGTCCCACGCTCCTGGTACTGCAGGACCGGGAGGGAAGCATCTTTGGAGGCTTTGCCAGTCACCCTTGGAACATCAATCCCAAATTCTATG GTGATGAGCGGTGTTGGTTGTTTCGCCTCAACCCCAACTTTGGTGTGTACTTAGCGACAGGTTACAATGCCAATTTCATGTACCTCAACATGAATATGCAGACTCTACCAAACGGACTG GGTATGGGTGGTCAGCTGAACTACTTTGGCTTGTGGGTAGAACACACTTTCAACCATGGCCACAGTAAAGCTGAACCTCGATGTACAACTTTTGGAAGTCCTCAGCTGTCCAAGTCAGCAGAGTTTCAAGTGGACATTTTGGAAGTGTGGCTAGTGGGGCCTCAGAAGAAAAAGGATGATGATTATGATACAGAGGAAGAG GAGCGAGTGGCCCAGAAGAGTGTGTTGGACAAGGACCCAGCAGCCAAGGCCATGCTAGAAATGATCGGCAAAGGGCCAGTTAGTGAAGGGCTGCGGGAAGGAGACGAGATGGCAGACACGCCAGAAAGCAATAAGGTTATATCACTGTTCTGA
- the LOC138965078 gene encoding centrosomal protein of 76 kDa-like, translating into MALPPEKVTELKQIIHSQLAQMNVDAHIRSVMDEIMTNEAERMELSESDMIEKLRNRGVVDEIMNQLHFSGGAQAAKPATRILDVDDQVTHGAVKKANIDPSRRYLYLQIRGGKAFTDQLSDEDSGQAPSASFILHVHFRGQRFKSRPVPCACEPSFEEGFLLELHKEGAGEAGKMADVGSMLSICDPVHIVLNRTTALGEITLVSSHFFEWRPLLASKNGHLNVSIELKGTGPESKVPVGILEAELELFPRATKHVEENVVRTQIDLERGKQAEQDRRFLEYAKHWWREYLDIKPAHQDRLIKIFALDENSNYRPVCSFITPLRAGRLLDTPRQAMRFVSLVRYEKQQTLGGGDKLEQWSTLHAFLSRNKGDCEDHATLLCSLLLGFGLDAYVCFGTKAKGAVHAWVMTISTDGLVTFWESLNGHRFIHEPIDPMAPPMAKKERAKHPYKTVGCVFNHRAFYANNQTNDRVEECRFDLQNGSLWKSMANEVLMSVCGPGASPLWPSPPPLCASMLDTTLASNDLEIHLRRLVAQHRQDQGLTTPWDDQLSYILTPALAAYETERVTGVTAGNEEFQDAVRQAVPEGQTFKGYPIQFTHRNARKAFLTCLKAPVCEEIINCRGDQVRLALRVRVFPYPESACATWVMFACKYKSVL; encoded by the exons ATGGCATTACCACCGGAAAAAGTCACAGAGCTGAAGCAAATTATACACTCTCAGCTTGCTCAG ATGAATGTTGACGCTCACATCAGGTCTGTCATGGATGAGATAATGACCAATGAAGCGGAGAGGATGGAGCTCTCGGAATCAGATATGATAGAAAAACTGCGGAACAGAGGAGTGGTTGATGAGATCATGAACCAGCTACACTTCAGTGGTGGGGCTCAAGCAGCCAAGCCAGCCACTCGCATCCTGGATGTAGATGATCAGGTGACACATGGTGCCGTCAAAAAAG CCAACATTGACCCTTCACGGAGATACCTGTACCTGCAGATTCGTGGTGGCAAAGCGTTCACAGACCAGCTGTCGGATGAGGATTCAGGTCAAGCTCCCTCAGCCTCCTTTATCCTGCACGTTCATTTCAGGGGTCAGAGGTTCAAGTCCAGGCCTGTGCCTTGTGCTTGTGAACCATCCTTTGAAGAGGGTTTCTTGCTAGAGCTGCACAAGGAGGGAGCAG GAGAAGCTGGGAAGATGGCAGACGTAGGTTCCATGTTGTCAATCTGTGACCCAGTACACATCGTCTTAAACAGAACAACAGCCCTGGGGGAGATCACTCTTGTGTCTTCCCATTTCTTTGAGTGGCGTCCTTTGTTAGCATCTAAGAATGGACACTTGAACGTCTCCATTGAACTGAAAGGCACAG GCCCAGAGAGCAAGGTGCCTGTGGGTATTCTGGAGGCAGAGTTGGAGCTGTTTCCCAGAGCAACCAAGCATGTGGAAGAGAACGTGGTTCGAACCCAAATCGACCTGGAACGCGGCAAGCAGGCAGAGCAGGACCGACGGTTCCTGGAGTATGCCAAGCACTGGTGGAGAGAGTACCTGGACATCAAGCCTGCCCATCAAGACAGGCTTATCAAGATCTTTGCGCTG GATGAGAACAGTAACTACAGGCCAGTGTGTTCCTTCATCACTCCCCTGCGTGCTGGGCGTCTCCTGGACACCCCTCGTCAGGCCATGCGCTTTGTGTCTCTCGTCCGCTATGAGAAGCAGCAGACCCTGGGAGGGGGAGACAAGCTGGAACAGTGGTCTACACTCCACGCCTTTCTGTCCAGGAACAAGGGG GACTGTGAAGACCATGCCACACTGCTGTGTAGCTTACTGCTGGGGTTTGGCCTAGACGCTTATGTGTGTTTCGGCACCAAGGCCAAGGGTGCAGTCCATGCTTGGGTGATGACCATCAGCACTGATGGACTGGTCACCTTCTGGGAGAGTCTAAATGGACACAG GTTTATTCATGAGCCCATTGACCCCATGGCCCCACCTAtggcaaagaaagagagggcAAAACATCCGTATAAGACAGTTGGGTGTGTTTTCAACCACCGCGCCTTTTATGCAAACAACCAG ACCAATGACAGAGTGGAGGAGTGTCGCTTTGACCTTCAAAACGGGTCACTGTGGAAGAGCATGGCTAACGAAGTGctgatgtctgtgtgtgggccCGGGGCTAGTCCCCTGTGGCCGTCACCTCCGCCTCTCTGTGCCTCCATGCTGGACACCACCCTGGCCAGCAACGACCTGGAGATACACCTGCGACGTCTGGTTGCCCAGCACCGCCAA GATCAAGGACTCACAACACCGTGGGATGACCAGCTGAGCTACATTCTGACACCAGCCCTTGCTGCCTATGAAACAGAGCGAGTCACAG GAGTGACTGCTGGCAACGAAGAGTTTCAAGATGCAGTGCGGCAGGCAGTGCCAGAGGGTCAGACGTTCAAAGGATACCCTATCCAGTTCACACATCGTAACGCCCGCAAAGCCTTCCTCACATGTCTCAA GGCTCCTGTGTGTGAAGAGATCATCAACTGTCGAGGGGACCAAGTGAGGCTGGCATTGAGGGTTCGAGTCTTCCCGTACCCTGAATCAGCCTGCGCCACTTGGGTCATGTTTGCCTGCAAATACAAATCCGTCTTGTAG